TGCATTTTTAAACTTATTTTTGTGGTAAACAATATAACAGTTTCTTTCAAATTTCATATTTATAATATTGATTTTATATAATCTCTTATTCGTAATTTCATAAGCTACACTTTTTTCTGGTAAGATGGAAATAGTATCTCTATATTTAACTAAAATTCTTTTTATTGCTAAAGTATGTTCAAGTTCTAAGCTTACATTTAATTGAGATTCTAGATCACCAAGATATTCAAAAAAAACATTCATAACTCCTGATGTTTTTTCTCTTATTATCCATTCTTTATCTAAAAGTTGATCTATATAATAACTCTTTTTTGAAAGATTGTAATCGGAACTAACAACTATAAGCTCATCTTTATATAATAACTCTTTTATAATATTAGGATGAACCACTTCGCTTTCTATAAAACCTATATCAAGTTTTCCATTTAATATGAGTGATGTTATTTCAACAAACTCATTATATAAGTCATTTATTTTAACATCTTTAAATTTCTTATTATATTTGTATAAAAGTATTGGTAAAACATATACTCCAATTGTATTTGTAGCAGCAATATTTATACTTCCTGAAATTTTATTCTTTGAAAAATCATTTTGAATATCTTTCATTTGAGATAAGAGAGGAATTATTTTTTCATATAAGATTCTTCCTCTTTCATTTAATATAAGTTTTTTACTGATTCTATCAAATAGTTTTTCGTCAAATTCTGATTCAATTGATTTAATTGTCATTGATATATTAGGTTGAGAAAGTCCCATATCTTTTGATACTTTAGTAAGATTAGAACAATTAACAACATTTTTAAATATCTCCATATCTTTTATAGTCATGCCAATTATCCTTGCTTTACAAATAGGGATGAAATTATAACCAATTCACCTTAATTTATGACAACAATATTGTATATATAACATACAGTTTTAATGGTTATAAGTTTTACTTATAGAAAGTATATAAAATATTTATTTCCTATAAATAATCTGTTCAGATAAGATTCTAGAAGTTTAATATTACACAATTTTGAGGAGAAGATTAATATGGATTTAAATAGATTTAAAAAACGAGGCTATGTTAAAAAGACAACAGATATAGACCCATTAAATAATATAACAAAAGTAATGAATAATGGAGTTAATCTTTATATAAAAAGAGATGATATGTTAGAAAATGGGGGAAATAAAACTAGAAAATTAGATTACCTTATTGCAGATGCTCTTGAAAAAGGTTGTGACACATTAATTACATGTGGAGCAGTACAATCAAACCATTGTAGAATTACATTAGCATGGTCAAATGTAGAAAAAATGGATTGTCACTTAATATTAGAAGAAAGAGTACCTGGGTCTTATTCTGAAGATGCAAATGGAAATAATTTCTTATTTCACCTAATGGGTGCTAAATCTATTAAAGTTGTTCAAGGTGGAGCAGATTTAATGGCAAAAATGGAAGAAAAAGCAGAACAATTAAGAGCAGAAGGTAAAAAACCATATATTATTCCAGGTGGTGGATCAAATGGTATTGGAGCTTTAGGATACTCATCTTGTGCCTTAGAAATAATGGAACAATTAACTAAAAAAGCATTAGATATCGATGCTATTGTTGTACCTTCAGGAAGTTCAGGAACACATGCTGGAATGGCAGTTGCATTAAAAGCAATGAATAGTAAAATCAAATTAGTAGGTATAAATGTATCAAAACCAGAAGATGCTCAAAAAGAAGTAGTATATAAAGTTGCACAACAACACTTAGAACACTTAGGATTAGATAAAGACTTATTAAAAAAAGAAGAATTAATTTGTATTGGAGATTATGTAGGACCTGGATATTCAAGAAGAACAGATGGAATGGTTGATGCAGTTAAAACTTTCGCAACAGAAGAAGGTATTTTATTAGATCCAGTTTATACAGGAAAAGTAGGAGATGGGTTTTTAACATTAGTTAAAGACGGTTATTTCAAAGAAGGCGACAATGTATTATTTTTACATACAGGTGGTTCAATTGCACTATATGCATATATAGATTATTTTAAAAATAAATAGTATTTATTACCCAACTTGATTAAATAATTTACTAAGGAAAAATTAATGAAATTGTATTATAAAATTTTTATTGGATTAGTTGCTGGAATTATCTTTGGATATGTATTTAGTGATTATGCTGGTTATCTAAAACCTATTGGTGATATTTTTATTAGATGTTTGAGGATGATTGTTGTACCCTTAATCTTCGCAACTTTAGTTATTGGTGTATATAATGCTGATATAAAAAATTTAGCAAAATATGGTACACAAACCGTAGTATACTTTTTATTTACTACAGCTATTGCGGTTACAATTGGTTTAATAGTAGCAAATATTATTAATCCAGGTCAAGGTTTAGAATTAGGAGAACTTACAGAAGTTAAAGAAGTTGCACCTGTTACTTTTTCAAGTGTAATAGTAAATATGTTCCCAATTAATCCTATAGCTTCTTTTGCAAATGCTTCTGTTTTACAAATAATTGTATTTGCACTTTTCTTTGGAACAGCAATGAGTTTAATAGGAGAAAAGTCTAAACCTGTAGCAGCATTTTTTGATTCTATATCTGAAATCATGTTTAAAATTTCAGAAATGGTAATAAAATTAGCACCTTATGGAGTATTTGCATTAATGGCATGGACATCAAGTAAATATGGTCTTGATATTATTCTTCCTATGTTAAAACTTATATTTGCAGTATTTATAGCTAGTTTAATTCATATTCTTGTAACTTATGGATTATTTATTAAGTATGTAGCTCGTATTTCTCCTATATCTTTTTTCAAGAAAATAGCAGAACCAGCAGTGGTAGGTTTTTCTACTTGTAGTGCTGCAGCTGCTTTCCCTCTAACAATGAGAGCACAAAAACAATTAGGAGTTCCACGAGAAGTATCAAGTTTTACATTGCCAATGGCATTAACAATAAATATGGATGGAACTGCAATTTATCAAGCAATTGCCGCTATTTTTATTGCTAATGCTTTTGAGGTAGATCTTAGTATTCCACAACAAGGAATGATTGTATTAACAGCAGTTCTTGCTTCTGTAGGAGCAGCTAGTATTCCCGGTGCTGGATTAATTATGTTAGTAATGGTACTTGAATCTGTAGGATTACCACTAGAAGGTATTGCATTAGTAGCAGGGATTGATAGAGTTTTAGATATGTTTAGAACAACTACAAATGTTGTTGGAGATAATACCTCTGGAGTTGTAGTGTCTGCTTTAAATAATAAGTTAGATAGGAAAATAACAGAAACTCCTCTATCAGAATTAGAAGATTAACTTAAATATATTAGATGGAAATGGCTTAAGAAATAGCTATTTTTATCTATACCCTTTTTTATAATTTATACTCAAATTTCAATTTCTTAATAATATCAAATACTTTTGTAGCATAATCTACACCTCGTTTACTATTATAATTCCAACCTGTATTATAACTTGACCATATTCTTGACCAGTTATTTTTATGTACTTTTCTCCAATATACTAATTCTATAATTGCATTTGCTGTTGCAAAACCTACATCATTTATTAGTTTTTGTGCATAAATACTTCTATTATATGAATTATCTTTTACTTTTTGGCGTTTTAATACTGTTTTTATATTTGCTTGAAATAAACCATAATCTTCACTTTTTGAATTTATAATATATTTTCCAAGTGATGATTCTTTTATGGCTAAGGCCATTAGTGTGTATTTCATCATTTTATCATCTGTTAGAGATTTTATTTTCTTTAAAATTATAATATCATTTTTCGTTAGATTTAAAGAATTAGAAAAAAGAAAGGAAAAAGAAAGGAGTAAAATAATACATATTTTTTTCATAAGATTATTTTACAATAATTCTAAGCATTTAGAAATAAATGCTTAGAATATTTATCTAGAAGCCAGCACTAGTAACGTAATAGTGAATTATTTCTAATAATGGTTCTACTGCTAATACAGAAACAACTGCAAAGAATACACATATTCCAATTACTGATTTCATTGGTGTAGATGCATTTTGCATAAACTTAGTATTTGCACCTTTTATTGGATCTTTTAAGAACATATATGAAATTGGTCTTAAATAGTAATAAGCAGCAATTGCTGAGTTTAATACAATGATTACAGATAATGCAATTTCTCCTGCATTAACCGCACTTGCAATTAAATACATTTTACCCCAAAATAATGCAAATGGAGGAAGACCTGTTAAAGCAAAAAGGAACATTGCTAGAATTGAAGCTGCAAATGGTGAGATTTGAACTAGACCTGAATATTTTTCAAAAGTATATGGTGATTCATAATCTTTTGATTCTTTCCCTCTGTTTAACCATAACATACCAAAAGCACCAAAGTTTGTTATTGTAAATAAAATCCAATATAAAAATAATGCTGTTGTAGCTTGTGTTGTTCCAATATAAATAGCTGCCATTGCCATTCCTGCATTAGAAATAGAAGAATAAGCAAGCATTCTTTTAATATCGGTTTGATGTAGGGCTATTAAGTTTGGAACTGTAATAGTTAATATAATTGTAGTATAAAGCATTGTTTTAATAATAATATCATCACTTGCAACAAATACTTCAAAGAATCTAATAGCAACTACGAAACCTGCCATTTTTGGAACTACGGATAAGAATCCAGCCATTGCTGAAGTTGAACCTCTATAAACATCAGGAACCCATACATGATATGGGAATAATGATAGTTTAAAACCAATTGCAGCAAACATAAATACAAATCCAGTTAATACAAATACATAGTTTGCATAATTTTCACTAGATAAGAAGTTTTCTTGAACAATTACAGCTGAAATTTGTGATAAATCTAAAGTACCTGTAAGTGCATAAAAAATCATTGAACCAAAAGCAAAGAAACCACTTGATAATGAACCCATTGTAAAGTATTTAACAGAAGCTTCAATTGATGTCATTTTATTATGCATTGCAATCATTGTATACAGAGATAATGATGCTGTTTCTAATCCAACAAAGATTAAAATTAAAGAATCAGAACTTACCATAAATTGGAATCCTGCAATTGTAAATAAATACAATGCAAAGAATTCTGCATATCTAAACTCTTGAAATCTTAATTTTGATAAGAATAAGAAAATAAATAATATTGCACCAATAATGATAACACATTGAGATAAAACAGCAATACCATCAAGCAGTATTAAATCAAACATTCCATCAATAGGACCACTATATGCAAGTAGTGTAAATAAATCAAAGACTAAAAATAGTACAACTATAATTACATATAAAGATTTGTCTTTGTTTTTATTAAATAAATCTGTTAATAAAATACTAAGAGCACCAATAATAGCAATAACCATTGGAGCTAATGTTCCTAAGTTTAAAGTATCTATATTAATTGAAATAGGTTCCATTATTTAACCTCCCCAATTGAATTTAAAGAACGAAGTCTTTCTTTTGTTTTTTCGTCAACAGATTTAACATCCATTATTTTAATCACTTTTGCAACTGAGATATTTAATGGTTCTAATATAACTTTTGGATAAACACCTAAAGATATTATTAAAAATACTAAAGAACCTAGAGCTAAAAGTTCTCGACCATGAATATCTTTCATATCTTTATTTTCTTTTTTAAGTAATTCACCAAAGAATGTTCTTTTATACATTGATAACATATAAACAGCACTTAAAACAATAGTAAGTGAAGCTATAAATGTTAAGAATGGAGAAACTTTAAAGAATCCAAGTAAAGATAAAAACTCACCAACAAATCCAATAGTTAAAGGTAATCCAATTGATGCCATAAGTACAACACCATATACTAATGCGAACATTGGCATATTTTTAGCTAATCCACCAAACTCTTTGGTCATCTTTGTTTTACGTCTATCATACAGTACACCAACACTCATAAACAATGCTCCTGAAACTACTCCGTGACCAATCATTAAGAAAACAGCTCCTGAAATACCTTCCACATTAAGTGCAAATACCCCAAGGATAATAACACCCATATGAGAAATTGAAGAGTATGCAATCATTTGTTTCATATCTTCTTGTGCATAAGCAACCATTGCAGTATAAATAATTGCAATAATTCCTAGTGTTGCCATAAATGGCATAAAATATACACTCGCATCTGGGAAAAGTGGAAGTGAAAATCTAATAAATCCATATGTTTCCATTTTAAGTAAAACAGCTGCAAGTACAATAGAACCAATTGTTGGTGCTTGACTATGTGCAAGAGGTAACCAAGTATGGAATGGGAACATTGGTACTTTTACTGCAAATCCAAAGAAGAATGCAATAAATAACCATAATTGAACATCAAATGGTAGAACAACACTATACCAATCAAGTAAATTAAAACTCCAAACTCCAGTAGTTTCGTGGTAAATATATCCAAAATATAACATACCAATAAGCATTATTAATGAACCTATAAATGTATATAAGAAAAATTTAATAGCTGCGTGGAATCTTTTCTCCGCTCCCCAAAAACCAATAATATAAAACATAGGAATTAATGTTAATTCCCAGAATACATAGAACATAATTAAGTCTAAGGCTACAAATACACCAACCATTGTCATTTCAAGATATAAAATAGTGATAATAAGATTTTTAACACTTTTTGTTTCAGAAAGTCCAATTGTTGCAATCATTGTCATAAACGTAATCATAATAATTAAGAACAATGAAACACCATCAATACCAACTACATAATTAATTCCATAAGAAGTAATCAGTGGTAGTGTTTGTACAAATTGCATTTGTGCAACGCTTGTATCAAAGTCGTACCATAATAAAAGAGCTAATACAAACTCAACAATAGTAACAACAACACCAAACTGTCTCATAGAGTCTTTATGAATCATAAACCCCACGGTAGCTGCTGCTGCTGGGAAAAATATCAACATAGATAAAATATTTTCCATTTATTTAACCCCTTCAAATAATGATAAAACTAAGGCAAGAACTAAGCCTAAGATAAGTCCAAGAACCATAAGTCTTAGAGATGATGATAAGTTACCTGATTGAATAACTCGTGCTTTTCCTCCAAGCTTATTTATTAATCTTGCGATACCTTCAATCGTATTATCAATAATTTTTATTTCAATAACATTAAATACCCAAACTGAAAGTTTGTAATATGGTTTTGTAATAAAGTTTGAATAAAATTGTGGAATATAATATTGGTTTGATAAAAGTTTATAAATAGCTTTATCTTCCCAAGTTTTACTAAATCCACCATTGTTATATTTTATTACAGCATAAGCAACACCAGCTATTGCAATAGCACTTGTAACTAAGATTAAAATCCAAGCAGTTGAATGTGCTGTATTTACAGCTTCCCAAGTTGGTAAAGTTTTTGTAACAAACTCAACAAAACCATGCTCAAACCATCCAGCAACTATTGCTAAAATAGCAAGTGGAATCATTGCTGCAATTACAAAGCCTTTTGCTTCATGAGGATGATGTTCTTCATTTGAATAATTTTGCTCACCATGAAATACTTTCATTACAAGTCTAAATGAATAAAATGCAGTAAGTCCAGCAGTTATCCATAATACAGCCCATAAACCATAAGCATTAGCATCAAATGCTGATTCTAAGATTTTATCTTTTGAGAAGAATCCAGCAAGTGGGAAAATACCAGCAAGTGCTAAAGATGCAATAGTCATAATAATAGAAGTAAATTTCATTTTTTTATGTAATCCACCCATTTTTCTAATATCTAAATTATCATCCATAGCATGCATAACATTACCAGCACCTAAGAATAATACAGATTTAAAGAAGGCATGAGTAGCTAAATGGAATAATGCAACCCAATATGCACCAAGACCAGCTGCAACAAACATATA
The Poseidonibacter antarcticus DNA segment above includes these coding regions:
- a CDS encoding LysR substrate-binding domain-containing protein produces the protein MTIKDMEIFKNVVNCSNLTKVSKDMGLSQPNISMTIKSIESEFDEKLFDRISKKLILNERGRILYEKIIPLLSQMKDIQNDFSKNKISGSINIAATNTIGVYVLPILLYKYNKKFKDVKINDLYNEFVEITSLILNGKLDIGFIESEVVHPNIIKELLYKDELIVVSSDYNLSKKSYYIDQLLDKEWIIREKTSGVMNVFFEYLGDLESQLNVSLELEHTLAIKRILVKYRDTISILPEKSVAYEITNKRLYKINIINMKFERNCYIVYHKNKFKNAVFKSFKDYIVKNISEYDNFQ
- a CDS encoding D-cysteine desulfhydrase, coding for MDLNRFKKRGYVKKTTDIDPLNNITKVMNNGVNLYIKRDDMLENGGNKTRKLDYLIADALEKGCDTLITCGAVQSNHCRITLAWSNVEKMDCHLILEERVPGSYSEDANGNNFLFHLMGAKSIKVVQGGADLMAKMEEKAEQLRAEGKKPYIIPGGGSNGIGALGYSSCALEIMEQLTKKALDIDAIVVPSGSSGTHAGMAVALKAMNSKIKLVGINVSKPEDAQKEVVYKVAQQHLEHLGLDKDLLKKEELICIGDYVGPGYSRRTDGMVDAVKTFATEEGILLDPVYTGKVGDGFLTLVKDGYFKEGDNVLFLHTGGSIALYAYIDYFKNK
- a CDS encoding dicarboxylate/amino acid:cation symporter, giving the protein MKLYYKIFIGLVAGIIFGYVFSDYAGYLKPIGDIFIRCLRMIVVPLIFATLVIGVYNADIKNLAKYGTQTVVYFLFTTAIAVTIGLIVANIINPGQGLELGELTEVKEVAPVTFSSVIVNMFPINPIASFANASVLQIIVFALFFGTAMSLIGEKSKPVAAFFDSISEIMFKISEMVIKLAPYGVFALMAWTSSKYGLDIILPMLKLIFAVFIASLIHILVTYGLFIKYVARISPISFFKKIAEPAVVGFSTCSAAAAFPLTMRAQKQLGVPREVSSFTLPMALTINMDGTAIYQAIAAIFIANAFEVDLSIPQQGMIVLTAVLASVGAASIPGAGLIMLVMVLESVGLPLEGIALVAGIDRVLDMFRTTTNVVGDNTSGVVVSALNNKLDRKITETPLSELED
- a CDS encoding transglycosylase SLT domain-containing protein, whose protein sequence is MMKYTLMALAIKESSLGKYIINSKSEDYGLFQANIKTVLKRQKVKDNSYNRSIYAQKLINDVGFATANAIIELVYWRKVHKNNWSRIWSSYNTGWNYNSKRGVDYATKVFDIIKKLKFEYKL
- the nuoN gene encoding NADH-quinone oxidoreductase subunit NuoN, which translates into the protein MEPISINIDTLNLGTLAPMVIAIIGALSILLTDLFNKNKDKSLYVIIVVLFLVFDLFTLLAYSGPIDGMFDLILLDGIAVLSQCVIIIGAILFIFLFLSKLRFQEFRYAEFFALYLFTIAGFQFMVSSDSLILIFVGLETASLSLYTMIAMHNKMTSIEASVKYFTMGSLSSGFFAFGSMIFYALTGTLDLSQISAVIVQENFLSSENYANYVFVLTGFVFMFAAIGFKLSLFPYHVWVPDVYRGSTSAMAGFLSVVPKMAGFVVAIRFFEVFVASDDIIIKTMLYTTIILTITVPNLIALHQTDIKRMLAYSSISNAGMAMAAIYIGTTQATTALFLYWILFTITNFGAFGMLWLNRGKESKDYESPYTFEKYSGLVQISPFAASILAMFLFALTGLPPFALFWGKMYLIASAVNAGEIALSVIIVLNSAIAAYYYLRPISYMFLKDPIKGANTKFMQNASTPMKSVIGICVFFAVVSVLAVEPLLEIIHYYVTSAGF
- a CDS encoding NADH-quinone oxidoreductase subunit M, whose protein sequence is MENILSMLIFFPAAAATVGFMIHKDSMRQFGVVVTIVEFVLALLLWYDFDTSVAQMQFVQTLPLITSYGINYVVGIDGVSLFLIIMITFMTMIATIGLSETKSVKNLIITILYLEMTMVGVFVALDLIMFYVFWELTLIPMFYIIGFWGAEKRFHAAIKFFLYTFIGSLIMLIGMLYFGYIYHETTGVWSFNLLDWYSVVLPFDVQLWLFIAFFFGFAVKVPMFPFHTWLPLAHSQAPTIGSIVLAAVLLKMETYGFIRFSLPLFPDASVYFMPFMATLGIIAIIYTAMVAYAQEDMKQMIAYSSISHMGVIILGVFALNVEGISGAVFLMIGHGVVSGALFMSVGVLYDRRKTKMTKEFGGLAKNMPMFALVYGVVLMASIGLPLTIGFVGEFLSLLGFFKVSPFLTFIASLTIVLSAVYMLSMYKRTFFGELLKKENKDMKDIHGRELLALGSLVFLIISLGVYPKVILEPLNISVAKVIKIMDVKSVDEKTKERLRSLNSIGEVK